Part of the Porites lutea chromosome 14, jaPorLute2.1, whole genome shotgun sequence genome, ttatttctcacttagggcaaaatgttggcttaagggaggagtaggtgggccgttttccagaaacttccACTGGATAGGGATTTATCAGGTGTATAGCGccatccagcttttgaacaactgaggcctggtttatattttttttagaaaaaacaaGAGTCTTAACGTAAagttcttctctttttcttttttaaaggtgACAAAACCAGAAGTACAGGTTTGTGAATCTTTTCTTAGCATTCTTCTAAAGCACTAGCCTGAGTGATCTCTTGTCTGACGAGGGACTGTCACTCGAAATGTcactttttgaattttcttaCTGCCTCAAAAGAGCCACTTGCTAAGTACAATATGCAATCCTTAGATTGTTACCATGGCATTGGCGTTGGATATCGTGGTGAAGTGAATATAACTCGTTCAGGCCGTTCTTGTCAGCGGTGGATTTCTCAATGCCCTCATCGTCATCTGCGGATTCCTGAAGATGTTGTTGATGGTCAGAATGACTCCAACATGTGTCGTAACCCAGATGCTAGTGCCCCGGATGGACCTTGGTGCTATACCACTGACCCTAAGGTTCGATGGGAGTACTGCAACATATCCCGCTGCCCTCCAAGAGGTACTTTTCagattttgtttttgcaaaatcTTCCTTTCCTCCCTCCCTCCTTTCTCCATTCCTTTCTCCCCCTTTCCTCTTACCTTCCTTCTGCCTTCGTTCCCTCCTTTCTTCCTTCCTCTGTCCCCCCTCCCTGCATTCCCCTCTTCCTttcctccctccctccttcctTCATCCTTCGTTCCCCCTTTTCCTTCCTCTACTCCTTTCTCCTCCTCttcccttcctttttccttcGCTCGCTCCTTCCTTCCTCTGTCCCCCCTCCCTGTATTCCCCTCTTCCTTTCCTCCCTCCTTCCTTCCTTGATCCTTCGTCCCTTCTTCCTTCCTCCATTCCTTTCTCTCCCCCTTCCCTTCCTTCGTTTCTTCCTTCGTATCTCCCTTTCTTCATCCCTTCCTTCCTCTGTCCCCGCCTCCCTGTATTCCCCTCTTCCTTTCCTAGCTCCGTCCTACCTTCATCCGTCGTTCCCTCCTTCCTTCCTTCgtttcttctttccttccttccttcttccctcctccctcctctcCTTCTTCTTCCCTCCACCTTTCCTCCTTCCCTTCCTCCCTCcctttttctctcatttttgtgCAATTGAGTGTTTGCGAAAATTTCCATTCACCAGTTCCATCTGATGGCCCGAGTTTCCTAAGAGGATATCCTCTCAACTCAACTGCAATTCACATATCCTGGGAACGTATCCCTCCACCCCTTCACAATGAAAAGCTGCTGGGATACCGCATAAGATACAGACGCCTTGGATCCCAGTTATATATTGAAAAGAATGTTACCAGTAACAGCACAGAAGTTGTGATCAGCAGACTTGACTACCGAACTTCGTATGAAATTAAAGTAAATGGCTTTAACGAAGTTGGTCACGGACCACCTGGAAACCTCATTACTGTACAAACCTTGCAAAACGGTAAGTAAATGCAACCCCACTCTGCACTCTTCCATTAATTGTTctgtaattaattttaattattagttATTGCAATATTCTTGAAGTTGAGGAATGGGTGTAGCCCAATTTATTATACTGCCATTGTACACTCTGTAAACTTTGATGATATTAAGTTTTTAAAGTGAATAACCTAATTATCAAGTAGTGTTTCTGGAGAGGTGCTTTTCAATTTTAGTGATAGAGAACATGGGAGAGTGACTCGGACGTCGCATACATGCTTTCATTAGCTTCGCTTCTGACCATAGGTAAAAGATGTTGCAGTTCCTTTTTAAGACTGAAtaatttttctgtcttttcaGGTAGCATTGTGGTTGATATAAACTTTGAGCTTGTGATCAACACTGGTTTTCATAGTGATCTACTTAATAGGAGTAGTGAAAAGTTCATAGTGATGGAAAAGAATATTACCTCGAAGGTAAGCAAGGGTTATTTGGCAGTTGATTTGCGATTTCGCCATTCGTTTAGCCTGGTAACAGGTGCGCTTTTATGAACACTTAACTGCCTTACGCGCATCctccttgttttttgttgtgATAAGAAAAATAAGACTACTGTTGGGTTGCAGATTAATATCCAGTTCAATGAATCCTCTTCACTCAAGATTTACGAAGTCAGAGTTTTGAACTTCAGGTAGTATTGCTCTCAGTCTTACAAGTCAATATATGTTGCTGGTTCTAAAGGTTCACCGCAGCCAAAAGCTTTTTGCGGGGTCATTCATGTGCTCTTCTTTTTTAGTTTAACTTCACGTCATCTTCGGACGAAGACGAAGAAAACTATCTTAGCACCGTGTCATATATTGGAAATGTTTGGCTAGGAATTTTAATGGTGGCAACTATTGCCAAAGACTTGCATTTTGAAAAGTGGCTCGGCTTGAGCGAAAAATTGTTTAACTAACAGAAATCTGTCACTGTCCTATGCACATACGAATGGGTGTGTTTGGGTTATGTCATGTTCTCTGTGACCGAACTGGTCTTACCAAGATCAAAACGGGATTCAATATGAACGTCATCTACTAGTTACGattaattgttgtttttgtttttgtttcttatttatCAATTTTCTCTTCTGAATTACCAGTCGTGGAAGCGTAAACGCCCAGATGTTGGCTTTAGCCATAGTAAACGAACTTACTTCAAAAGCTGAGGCTTTGACTCAATTTATAGAAGGATTTGATACCTCACTTAGAGACAGTTTGGGTGTCTCCGCTCTTATTGTTGCAGGTACGTTATTTCGTTAACTCTAAGCAGACagagtccaaaaaaaaaaaaaaaaaaaggagagaaagtCCTTATCGTTGCTGATTTAAGGTTCAATTCTCAGAAAACTTATTTTTGTATGCGGTTATCTAATTTTCTAAATgtcatatttttgttttactttttaataaGAGAAACCACCACCGCCTGGAAATTTAAAGGTAATTAACGTACAGACACATTACATTGTAATAACGTGGGAGAAACCAAAATATGGAAGTGATTTCCAGATTCAAAGCTACTCAGTCGAGCACAGAAAAGTAGGCTCCAAAAGCTTCACCAAGGCGGCAGCCTTGTCCTATTCACAGACTGGAATGGTTATGGAGGACTTAGAACCAGCCACTGAATACATTATCAGATTGTCAAGCATCAACAAATATGGGACATCTGATGGTGTACTCTTGACGCAAAACACACGAGAAGGTGCTCTTTTAGTGCTGtagatatgtatttttaaaataactaacaTAGAGAGagcactctgattggccgagaggcgtgtttgcatgagagaacatggttgtgacgtcaagatgttttgcttttcgcgtgctaatcacgcaagcacgaatttgaaaaagttttttggttgaaaactcgacaagtttactttatttacccattcccttgtcggatgaaacttggaaaatctttacaaacatgctgtgtcaatttttttttcccttacgctgacattttaagcaaatCTGTATTTTGGAATGCATCTTTTTTGCACTGATTACGCTTGCAAaacttcgcgactggtaagaattccTCTATTAATCAGTGCCATCATTTCGCGTTTTCTCTCGGGaaagttaattaattttataaaagcaatagaaaacttttttcttccaacccctctcgtgtttatatcaggctatgcaaacatgcacggaaaacgttttctattgcttaaatgttaATATTGTTAATGAAACTAGCCTTAGTACAGCAGCCCCCTTGAGGGGACGGGGGGTGTACACTGTATAGGGCGAAACTGAAAGGGTtttcttgcctagtccctaggcctcatttttcctcgcggccaaagcgtttcgggtcacgtggtccatgcGAAAATGTGAGGCGTTCCCCGCCCggttcgcctcggatacgtcaccgaaacgaattgaccgaaagggactgggaaaacgccgtacagggactaggcaagaggTTTTGATGGTTGCCAGCTAGCTACTCCATCGCGCGCTCATcacaaaagtaaaaatttagTTTCAGATTGTGCACATGCGTAAACGTGTGTGTAGAATGTAAATGTTTGccatcttttaaaaaaagcgtGGCCTCGAGGACCGCAAATACGTCCATTTTCTGTCTTCGAAGACCATTTTCGTCACACAGTGTACTAAATGGGTAGTGCACTTTCTTTAACTACTTCCACAGTGTCTCTTTCATTTACCAGAAACATTTCTTACAATGCGACAAAAAACTTGATTAACTCAGGTCTCTATATTATTGTGTCTAACTTGCAGATGCATTTATTAAGAACTTGATCCTCACAATTGTGCTTCCTTTGAGTTTGGCTTTCTTATTCATCGTCACCGTGTGCCTGATTTTTCGGCCATGTTGCCAAACAAAAACGAGAGAAGATGAAAAGGTAAGAAGGATGACGATAAACGTTTAGTTGCCTTGAATGCAATCTGTTATCTTCAAAGGTTAACCCTTAAAGCCCCAATATTCACATAAACATTTACAAGACTGATCTTCATACCGGAATTGTGGGCCACGGAATttatcaaagcattttctctttggtaaTCAGCGAGCAGGGAAGGGTGTATTCGCAGGCCAGGCGACAgtttcaatttattcctgtgAATGTCTTAACCTTCCACTTTTGAACAAACAAGCAGTGTAATGTAAGCGAACATTTCTGCTCTAGATTGTGTTAGGGAAGCGCGGCAATTGGATTGAACTTCCCAGATCAGCTGTCGAGTTCAAGGAGAAGTTAGGTGAAGGGGCATTTGGAAAAGTTTTCAAGGGCGAGGTCACGATCAGCGGGAAATTTAGGAACTGTGCTATAAAGAAACTTAAAGGTAATCTCTGGTAaactttttgttgctttttttgttaCAATTGGGGAATAGACAGCGTATTGTCACATAACCCATTTATACTGCATAATAGAACATAGTTTCCTTTTTCACCATTGCCTCAATTACTAACTTCATGTCTAACTAATAACTTATAGGTCTGATCTAACAGTACTTGGGATATTTGTATCATTGCTTAGTAAATATAACGCGATATTATGTTGGCATTAAAAACTTTATATTCTGACTCGTAACAACAgcaaaagtatttttaaattttaagagAATGCtacagagaaagaaaaacgtGACCTTAGGAATGAGCTGGAGATAATGGCTGCAGTTGGTGAACATCCCAATGTCATAAATCTTATAGCAGCTTGTACAGAGACAGGTATTTctcaatttaattttaaacctGGACATCGTTGTAAATTCATCAAGTTTTATGAGCATATAGTCACGCTTAATTTCGTCATGGCCAAACATGAACTTAAAACTTGCTTATGGTGATCTGTTCCTTAATTAAGCTACAAGCAAACGGACGTAACAATAGACCtatttaccgatacggcggccatattgagcacatttcgtttgtattttcgagcgcttttcgggacattttttcttaaagttttttagaataaaattgtaatgggaaaaaagatccttgtgccgtgtttggatttAATAATGATAGGCTTTTTCTAGTGTActgtattagaaatatggtctttcactgtatatttctccgGAAAAAGGAGATCATTATTACATcgaaacacggcacaaggatctttttccccattacaatcttattctaagaaaactttaagaaaaaatgtcccgaaaagcgctcgaaaatacaaacgaaatgtgctcatgccccctgggcatcctaatatatagatttagccacagctaaaagcgaagctcccattgataaatttataacttaaatcaaacaataattttgtattccacaaatcagttaacttaagggcacattcatgtgacttttcagggaaaagctaagtgattttggagtgaaacaaccttgtatcgagttgatatagccttatatgtacagccaaaaaaatagtcttcggtcacatttatgagcaataatggctcttgatcacagtagataaggcgtggaaaacaaatcaggccgaattttttgcgttcgacaagtttataaATTCTTGctaataaatctgggtgcgtgcaaaccatccttttatttatttattttttttttatacaccacatctgaggaaaaagagtactatgaggcgctttttttatcatacagacctcgtacaaaatgcagtatttcacaatttttcaagacaaattgcattcattcaatactcaggaccatcgaaacacgcgtggacttttaatcagcgaaaccgttcaaaaaatgtccaaaatcacctatacggccagccggttctaacttttgacaagcgccaaatttgcgaagaaattttaaaagagttacgcttcaacgagataaattaaagaatttattgagtctattttttcttaatggttttataacgatgtgtaatcttaaaaagcgtttgatacgctcggcattttgagtactcctgcaagcgatgtttatgaacgcctgaaaacaaacggcaaagcgatgaaaattacacttttgagactaccaacaatcaataaagaaatataattcggtagaacatttacagagacaacagttttcattcacgaaaacaaatgagtatttaagtgtctctaagaatcctcaagtctttactagtaagcttaaggattaagtttatgttttaagccgccggtttcccggtgtttgctttttttgaagatgaactcacgacaagaaaatcgctcaaagctttctttctacagccaaaattataacaaaatattcttcggaaagttttttctttctatttacggtgaattaatatcgactaaaggctttttaaagttttgtaagctcaagcttatatcaaaccatACTaagtcagatcagtgtctcagtcaaatcttaatacaaacgtgcataaaagagcttcataaactgcgccgctggacttcatgaaattagatttaaatacaataattactcaggcttaccatatttcgagatgcagctcctgaaagctatcaagtaaggcaaagATCGCTTGaacctttataattctcgtacgcatccagcaaggtgaaaaacaaaaacgatgccatccgaaatcggattatcggttttgacaagcgacgcatttctcaaccaaaaacccaataaacaaaccagccatgaataagaggacactcttgatagcagctgtatttcattttttacatccagtggaaaaagacagttaaaaacatcacaagttaaCTCagaactctgtcagcttc contains:
- the LOC140924255 gene encoding angiopoietin-1 receptor-like, with product MDEQSKVEQAARKCLFFSSCIPAEPPVNSAMRDASCSFYPKIAGACTDIISNRYVYGDPGFLRGSESLNARFDGFLILTSEECKLFIKEAACRYLFPLCDTSLDKPRAQGVCRKTCQFVIYEKCAEELVGLRAIAEAGTEPDFDRNLINCTTYPAANGGEAPECYQSHALPGDKTRSTDCYHGIGVGYRGEVNITRSGRSCQRWISQCPHRHLRIPEDVVDGQNDSNMCRNPDASAPDGPWCYTTDPKVRWEYCNISRCPPRVPSDGPSFLRGYPLNSTAIHISWERIPPPLHNEKLLGYRIRYRRLGSQLYIEKNVTSNSTEVVISRLDYRTSYEIKVNGFNEVGHGPPGNLITVQTLQNGSIVVDINFELVINTGFHSDLLNRSSEKFIVMEKNITSKINIQFNESSSLKIYEVRVLNFSRGSVNAQMLALAIVNELTSKAEALTQFIEGFDTSLRDSLGVSALIVAEKPPPPGNLKVINVQTHYIVITWEKPKYGSDFQIQSYSVEHRKVGSKSFTKAAALSYSQTGMVMEDLEPATEYIIRLSSINKYGTSDGVLLTQNTREDAFIKNLILTIVLPLSLAFLFIVTVCLIFRPCCQTKTREDEKIVLGKRGNWIELPRSAVEFKEKLGEGAFGKVFKGEVTISGKFRNCAIKKLKENATEKEKRDLRNELEIMAAVGEHPNVINLIAACTETEPTLVVVRLAENGCLLSYLQRSRENLYVNVNKPKISFTSSERTRIARDIANGMLHLSNKKCVHRDLAARNVLFDENFVAMISDFGLSRDVYESGEYETLSGGMLPVRWMALESLEHYTYNTKTDVWSFGIVLWEIESRGLMPYSGLGGMEVVDFLKSGQRLKQPDGCRDKIFEIMTSCWHPEPSTRPSFSEIVTSLEEELTGLQDQHTENELP